Proteins encoded in a region of the Prunus persica cultivar Lovell chromosome G4, Prunus_persica_NCBIv2, whole genome shotgun sequence genome:
- the LOC18779427 gene encoding uncharacterized protein LOC18779427 gives MVLEITVERDYTIEDPKTDAYTVRVDTQRILTVVTHSESIVTKWLKDALKSSIKSAVLVGITAETENRWCWHEKDRHKEYPYDFLCLNIGAQSLVYETWETYFRGRHSLVSFLENPRVFVIGREMANISRKLKVHHGIEIRNAVDVNDLAIRGLRRDDLDLGRYDLDQLARAVLGKQMDLARPEDDFYWKYRDDEFHRWTQCDELKLFWAIDPYLCFLIGLELIDAIDGAASQKKKTKKKKKN, from the coding sequence ATGGTGCTTGAGATCACCGTCGAGCGCGACTACACCATCGAAGACCCCAAAACGGACGCCTACACCGTCCGCGTGGACACCCAGCGCATCCTGACCGTCGTTACCCACTCCGAGTCCATCGTCACCAAATGGCTCAAGGACGCCCTCAAGTCCTCCATCAAATCTGCCGTTCTCGTCGGCATCACGGCCGAGACCGAGAATAGGTGGTGCTGGCACGAAAAGGACAGGCACAAGGAGTATCCGTACGACTTTCTCTGCCTCAACATCGGGGCCCAATCCCTCGTCTACGAGACGTGGGAGACATATTTCAGAGGCAGACACTCGCTCGTCTCCTTCCTCGAAAACCCTAGGGTTTTCGTCATCGGCCGCGAAATGGCCAATATCTCCAGGAAGCTCAAGGTTCACCACGGCATCGAGATCCGGAACGCCGTCGACGTCAACGATCTCGCGATCAGGGGGCTGAGGAGGGACGACCTGGATCTTGGCCGGTACGATCTAGATCAGCTCGCCAGGGCCGTGCTCGGGAAGCAAATGGACTTGGCTAGGCCTGAGGACGATTTCTACTGGAAATATAGGGACGATGAGTTCCATCGTTGGACCCAGTGCGACGAGCTGAAGTTATTCTGGGCCATTGATCCCTATCTGTGCTTCCTGATCGGTTTGGAGTTGATCGACGCCATTGACGGTGCTGCTagccaaaagaagaagacgaagaagaagaagaagaattaa
- the LOC18778831 gene encoding general transcription factor 3C polypeptide 6: MEANTVRNEDEVEEEYVLLDLDSAYSQFDIPPNAPYVLSGLNTEHPVLTIGDKLNLIGEYQETVGTCLIFKEEVASPVVHEETGPSEANLFAGKCIVDPNQPQSKQVKPVTSLHRIIKFRLAPNVDSDDASKQTPDQVQHTVHSMGNDQHENP, encoded by the exons ATGGAGGCAAATACTGTCCGCAATGAAGATGAGGTTGAAGAAGAATATGTATTGCTTGATCTTGATTCTGCTTACTCGCAGTTTGACATTCCACCAAACGCACCCTATGTTCTTTCC GGTTTGAACACAGAGCATCCTGTATTGACTATAGGTGACAAATTGAACTTG ATTGGAGAATATCAGGAAACGGTTGGGACATGCcttatttttaaagaagaag TTGCTAGCCCTGTGGTTCATGAAGAAACGGGACCATCAGAAGCAAACCTTTTTGCTGGCAAATGCATAGTGGATCCAAACCAACCTCAAAGCAAGCAAGTAAAACCAGTTACGAGCCTGCaccggattataaaatttaGATTGGCACCCAATGTTGACTCTGATGATGCATCTAAACAGACTCC GGATCAGGTGCAACATACAGTGCATTCAATGGGGAATGACCAACATGAGAATCCGTAG
- the LOC18778951 gene encoding ultraviolet-B receptor UVR8 isoform X2 translates to MAAERYRPVSIEDLPSQLVIEILSSGRLSAIDLLHLELTSRTFGGSHGLYPHKFGSLVDYAAYQLCVSHSVYGKMERNAQRGLFDRCGGKWKRVLRFLQSVEQSSDMVETSAGNMQITTGRYHTLLISNSSLYSCGSSLCGVLGNGPETKQCVTFTRINFPSPAQVVQVSASHNHAAFVMQSGEVFTCGDNSSFCCGHKDTNRPIFRPRLVEALKGLPCKQVATGLNFTVFLTRQGHVYTCGANTHGQLGQGDTIDSPAPKMIELPEGIGYIVQIAAGPSYVLAVADNGVVYSFGSGSHFCLGHGEQHDEFQPRAIQTFKRKGIHVVRVSAGDEHAVALDSSGYVYTWGKGYCGALGHGDEIDKTTPELLNKLKSHLAVQVCARKRKTFVLGDNGSVYGCGWMGFGSLGFPDRGVSDKILSPRILDSLRAHHVSQISTGLYHTVVVTNRGKLFGFGDNERAQLGHDTLRGCLEPTEIFIQEMADDVDIVPECV, encoded by the exons atggcGGCTGAAAGATATAGGCCGGTGTCAATAGAGGACTTGCCATCACAATTAGTTATAGAAATCTTGAGCTCGGGAAGGCTCAGTGCCATTGATCTTCTACATTTAGAGTTAACTTCTAGGACATTTGGAGGGAGTCATGGGTTGTACCCTCACAAGTTTGGGTCACTGGTGGACTATGCGGCGTATCAGCTATGTGTGTCCCATTCTGTTTATGGTAAAATGGAAAGGAATGCTCAGAGGGGGCTATTTGATCGGTGCGGTGGGAAATGGAAGCGGGTTTTGAGGTTCTTGCAATCGGTGGAGCAATCATCTGACATGGTCGAGACCTCAGCAGGCAAT ATGCAAATTACAACTGGAAGGTATCACACATTGCTAATCAGCAATTCATCATTATACTCATGTGGTTCCAGCTTGTGTGGTGTTCTTGGTAATGGTCCTGAGACTAAGCAATGTGTAACATTTACCCGGATTAATTTTCCATCTCCAGCACAAGTAGTCCAAGTGTCGGCCTCCCATAACCATGCTGCTTTTGTTATGCAATCTGGAGAG GTTTTCACATGTGGGGATAATTCATCATTTTGTTGTGGGCATAAAGATACAAACCGACCAATTTTTAGGCCTAGGCTTGTTGAGGCATTGAAGGGACTTCCTTGCAAGCAG GTTGCTACAGGGCTTAATTTTACCGTGTTCCTTACAAGACAAGGTCATGTTTATACATGTGGGGCCAACACACATGGCCAACTTGGTCAGGGAGACACCATAGATAGCCCGGCTCCAAAAATGATTGAACTTCCCGAGGGAATTGGCTACATAGTTCAGATTGCTGCTGGCCCGAGTTATGTTTTAGCTGTAGCTGACAATGGAGTAGTCTACTCTTTTGGGTCGGGTTCTCACTTCTGTCTTGGCCATGGAGAGCAACATGATGAGTTCCAGCCACGCGCAATCCAAACATTTAAAAGAAAGGGTATTCATGTGGTTCGTGTCTCTGCAGGTGACGAGCATGCTGTGGCACTTGATTCCAGTGGATAT GTATATACTTGGGGTAAAGGCTACTGTGGTGCATTAGGCCATGGGGATGAGATTGACAAGACTACCCCAGAACTCTTGAACAAGCTTAAAAGCCACCTCGCTGTACAG GTGTGTGCTAGAAAGCGGAAGACCTTTGTTCTCGGTGACAATGGTTCAGTATATGGTTGTGGTTGGATGGGGTTTGGCAGCCTTGGATTTCCAGACAGGGGAGTATCTGATAAAATCTTGAGCCCTAGAATCCTTGATAGCTTAAGAGCTCATCATGTTTCTCAGATTAGCACTGGGCTGTACCATACTGTTGTTGTCACTAACCGTGGAAAACTCTTTGGATTCGGAGATAATGAAAGGGCGCAACTCGGGCACGACACTTTAAGAGGATGCCTTGAACCAACTGAAATATTTATACAAGAAATGGCTGATGACGTGGATATTGTTCCAGAATGCGTCTGA
- the LOC18778951 gene encoding ultraviolet-B receptor UVR8 isoform X1 — MAAERYRPVSIEDLPSQLVIEILSSGRLSAIDLLHLELTSRTFGGSHGLYPHKFGSLVDYAAYQLCVSHSVYGKMERNAQRGLFDRCGGKWKRVLRFLQSVEQSSDMVETSAGNQMQITTGRYHTLLISNSSLYSCGSSLCGVLGNGPETKQCVTFTRINFPSPAQVVQVSASHNHAAFVMQSGEVFTCGDNSSFCCGHKDTNRPIFRPRLVEALKGLPCKQVATGLNFTVFLTRQGHVYTCGANTHGQLGQGDTIDSPAPKMIELPEGIGYIVQIAAGPSYVLAVADNGVVYSFGSGSHFCLGHGEQHDEFQPRAIQTFKRKGIHVVRVSAGDEHAVALDSSGYVYTWGKGYCGALGHGDEIDKTTPELLNKLKSHLAVQVCARKRKTFVLGDNGSVYGCGWMGFGSLGFPDRGVSDKILSPRILDSLRAHHVSQISTGLYHTVVVTNRGKLFGFGDNERAQLGHDTLRGCLEPTEIFIQEMADDVDIVPECV, encoded by the exons atggcGGCTGAAAGATATAGGCCGGTGTCAATAGAGGACTTGCCATCACAATTAGTTATAGAAATCTTGAGCTCGGGAAGGCTCAGTGCCATTGATCTTCTACATTTAGAGTTAACTTCTAGGACATTTGGAGGGAGTCATGGGTTGTACCCTCACAAGTTTGGGTCACTGGTGGACTATGCGGCGTATCAGCTATGTGTGTCCCATTCTGTTTATGGTAAAATGGAAAGGAATGCTCAGAGGGGGCTATTTGATCGGTGCGGTGGGAAATGGAAGCGGGTTTTGAGGTTCTTGCAATCGGTGGAGCAATCATCTGACATGGTCGAGACCTCAGCAGGCAAT CAGATGCAAATTACAACTGGAAGGTATCACACATTGCTAATCAGCAATTCATCATTATACTCATGTGGTTCCAGCTTGTGTGGTGTTCTTGGTAATGGTCCTGAGACTAAGCAATGTGTAACATTTACCCGGATTAATTTTCCATCTCCAGCACAAGTAGTCCAAGTGTCGGCCTCCCATAACCATGCTGCTTTTGTTATGCAATCTGGAGAG GTTTTCACATGTGGGGATAATTCATCATTTTGTTGTGGGCATAAAGATACAAACCGACCAATTTTTAGGCCTAGGCTTGTTGAGGCATTGAAGGGACTTCCTTGCAAGCAG GTTGCTACAGGGCTTAATTTTACCGTGTTCCTTACAAGACAAGGTCATGTTTATACATGTGGGGCCAACACACATGGCCAACTTGGTCAGGGAGACACCATAGATAGCCCGGCTCCAAAAATGATTGAACTTCCCGAGGGAATTGGCTACATAGTTCAGATTGCTGCTGGCCCGAGTTATGTTTTAGCTGTAGCTGACAATGGAGTAGTCTACTCTTTTGGGTCGGGTTCTCACTTCTGTCTTGGCCATGGAGAGCAACATGATGAGTTCCAGCCACGCGCAATCCAAACATTTAAAAGAAAGGGTATTCATGTGGTTCGTGTCTCTGCAGGTGACGAGCATGCTGTGGCACTTGATTCCAGTGGATAT GTATATACTTGGGGTAAAGGCTACTGTGGTGCATTAGGCCATGGGGATGAGATTGACAAGACTACCCCAGAACTCTTGAACAAGCTTAAAAGCCACCTCGCTGTACAG GTGTGTGCTAGAAAGCGGAAGACCTTTGTTCTCGGTGACAATGGTTCAGTATATGGTTGTGGTTGGATGGGGTTTGGCAGCCTTGGATTTCCAGACAGGGGAGTATCTGATAAAATCTTGAGCCCTAGAATCCTTGATAGCTTAAGAGCTCATCATGTTTCTCAGATTAGCACTGGGCTGTACCATACTGTTGTTGTCACTAACCGTGGAAAACTCTTTGGATTCGGAGATAATGAAAGGGCGCAACTCGGGCACGACACTTTAAGAGGATGCCTTGAACCAACTGAAATATTTATACAAGAAATGGCTGATGACGTGGATATTGTTCCAGAATGCGTCTGA
- the LOC18778634 gene encoding CBS domain-containing protein CBSX5, giving the protein MAVSFLRYEVSDLCLAKPALRSLSASATVADALEALKTCEENFISVWDCNHPKTTRSLDAGQLCRCVGKVCMVDVICYLCKDDNLVSPSAALKAPVSAILSKIPGQVMHVEPSCSLLAAIDLILQGVQNLVVPIRTRLSSSSRRKQHPKCTTTTFHNGQEFCWLTQEDVVRFLLSSIGLFSPIPAFSMDSLGIISTEILAINYHSSANSALQLISQSLSQQTSVAVVDSEGVLIGEISPFTLACCDESVAAAITTLSAGDLMSYIDCGGPPEHLVRVVMERLKERKLQGVLENYTLTSSSSYAHSLMSSSSDEESSVSPNTTLQPRSGKYSRSSSYSARMVRRAEAIVCHPKSSLVAVMIQAIAHRVNYVWVIEDDCSLVGIVTFSGMLKVFREHLETMA; this is encoded by the exons ATGGCAGTGAGCTTCTTGAGGTACGAGGTATCTGACCTCTGTCTAGCCAAGCCGGCCCTGAGGTCCCTCTCTGCCTCCGCCACAGTTGCTGATGCCTTAGAGGCCTTGAAGACATGTGAGGAAAACTTCATCAGTGTCTGGGACTGCAACCACCCCAAAACTACCAGATCTCTAGACGCTGGCCAGCTGTGCCGCTGTGTTGGCAAGGTCTGCATGGTTGATGTCATCTGCTATCTCTGTAAAGACGACAACTTGGTGTCTCCATCTGCTGCTCTCAAGGCACCTGTCTCTGCAATTTTGTCTAAGATTCCTGGCCAAGTGATGCATGTGGAACCCTCTTGCAG CCTACTTGCAGCCATTGATCTGATCCTCCAGGGAGTCCAGAACTTGGTAGTACCAATAAGAACCAGGCTAAGCAGCAgttcaagaagaaaacaacacCCAAAatgcaccaccaccaccttccaCAATGGCCAAGAGTTCTGCTGGCTGACACAAGAAGATGTAGTCCGATTTCTCCTCAGCTCAATTGGCCTCTTCTCTCCCATCCCAGCTTTCTCCATGGACTCTCTTGGCATTATCAGCACCGAAATCTTAGCCATCAACTACCACTCCTCAGCAAACTCAGCCCTGCAGCTCATATCCCAATCACTTTCTCAGCAGACCTCTGTGGCTGTGGTAGACTCCGAGGGGGTCTTGATTGGTGAGATCTCACCCTTCACCCTTGCCTGCTGTGATGAGTCAGTGGCTGCAGCCATCACCACTCTCTCAGCTGGAGACCTCATGTCCTACATTGATTGTGGTGGACCCCCTGAGCACTTGGTTAGGGTTGTGATGGAGAGATTGAAGGAGAGAAAGCTACAAGGGGTGTTGGAAAATTACACATTAACTTCATCAAGTTCTTATGCACATTCATTGATGTCTTCTTCATCAGATGAAGAGTCTTCTGTGTCTCCAAATACCACTTTGCAGCCAAGGTCTGGTAAATACAGTAGGTCCAGTAGCTACTCAGCTAGAATGGTGAGGAGGGCTGAGGCCATAGTTTGCCATCCCAAGAGCTCATTGGTAGCTGTGATGATTCAAGCAATTGCTCACAGAGTGAACTATGTGTGGGTTATTGAGGATGATTGTAGCTTGGTGGGAATTGTCACTTTTTCTGGCATGTTAAAAGTTTTCAGGGAACACTTGGAGACCATGGCCTAG